A region from the Benincasa hispida cultivar B227 chromosome 8, ASM972705v1, whole genome shotgun sequence genome encodes:
- the LOC120083599 gene encoding glucuronoxylan 4-O-methyltransferase 1: MRQKTHPIHQFLNLKTLLLALFLSFFLIFLLKSNIFHSPTQNPSPKLQSFSQKTTKNHCSPSACNKIPPSFSHTLIHYSTSSITPQQTFKEISVTAAVLLNRSPCNFLVFGLGHDSLMWATLNHGGRTLFLEEDESWIEQIRHRFPMLESHHVRYNSKVDQADSLMDVGKGPECMAVGDPKYSVCQLALKGLPEEVYEVKWDLIMVDAPTGYYEEAPGRMTAIYTAGMMARNREEGGSTDLFVHDVNREVEDKFSMEFLCEGYMVKQEGRLRHFTIPSHRDDLNKPFCPF; this comes from the coding sequence atGAGGCAAAAAACACACCCTATTCATCAATTTCTCAACCTCAAAACCCTCCTTTTAGctctatttctttcattttttctcatcTTCCTCTTGAAATCTAACATCTTTCACTCCCCCACACAAAACCCATCTCCAAAGTTACAATCTTTTTCACAAAAAACCACAAAAAATCATTGTTCCCCATCTGCTTGCAACAAAATCCCTCCCTCATTTTCCCACACTCTCATTCACTACTCCACCTCCTCCATAACCCCACAGCAAACCTTCAAAGAAATCTCTGTCACCGCTGCCGTCCTCCTCAACCGATCCCCGTGCAACTTCCTCGTCTTTGGCCTCGGCCACGACAGCCTAATGTGGGCCACTCTCAATCACGGAGGTCGTACAttattcttagaagaagatgaatcatGGATCGAACAAATACGTCATCGTTTTCCAATGCTCGAATCCCATCATGTTAGATACAATAGCAAGGTTGATCAAGCCGACAGTTTGATGGATGTCGGAAAGGGGCCGGAGTGTATGGCGGTTGGAGACCCGAAATACTCGGTTTGCCAACTAGCATTGAAGGGGTTGCCGGAGGAAGTGTATGAGGTGAAATGGGATTTGATTATGGTTGACGCACCGACGGGGTACTACGAGGAGGCACCGGGGAGGATGACGGCGATTTACACGGCGGGGATGATGGCGAGGAATAGAGAGGAAGGGGGAAGTACGGACTTGTTTGTTCATGATGTGAATAGGGAAGTGGAAGATAAGTTTTCAATGGAGTTTTTGTGTGAAGGTTATATGGTCAAACAAGAAGGGAGATTGAGACATTTTACTATTCCTTCTCATAGGGATGATTTAAATAAACCCTTTTGccctttttaa